ATATAACTATTTACTTAGGGATTGTATAGTTTTATTTATAGGTTTTATCGTTCAGATAGGTAAGCGATCGCACCTGTAGATTAAGCGATCGCTCCTCAGCTCAGCGAACTAAGCATCACAAAAATCGGAATTGCTCCACGTCCTCGGTGTACTCAATGGGAAGTACCGCCACAACATTTTCAGGGGGATTCGGCACGATGTAGTAGTGCTCAACGACACCACCAAAACACTTCTGAGCGGCCTCTACGCCTGCATCCACTGCTGTGCGAACTTCTTGGACACTGCCCCGAATGGCAACCATAAAGTTGGCACGTTCTGCAAGATCATAGTGAACAAGCGTCACTTGCGCCGCCTTGACCATGGCATCTGCTGCTGCCAAAACGGCAGGAAACCCTAATGTTTGAATAACCCCTACAGCCTCTGGCATTGTCCTACTCCCTACAGCGAAACGAATTGCTACTTAATCGCAGTCCTGCTTCATCACTATACCTTGATTGAACCGGGTTGCGACATGGCGGCAATGATTCGGATGCAGCCAGAGTCAGGTTGTGCCCACTGATAGTGGCAGGTTTTAGGATCGCCCCAGCATAAACTAAGGTAAATCTCGGTTTGAGCCGCATCGACTTCCGCCCATTCCGTCTGCCGCACCAGTTCCTCCACATAGGCGACTGTAATGTGCTGAGGATCGTAGCCAGCCAGCCAGAAGGTCATGCCCTGCGTTGCTTGACGCCAAAACACTAGAACGTCTTCCCTGGCTTGGACTAGAACCTCTTTATCACTGGGAATGGGAATGAGTTGATTGTGCAATTCGGGCGATCGCACGCTATGAGTCTGAAATCGTCGTACTTTCCAGATCAGTCCGGAAACCT
The Synechococcales cyanobacterium T60_A2020_003 DNA segment above includes these coding regions:
- a CDS encoding BMC domain-containing protein, with the protein product MPEAVGVIQTLGFPAVLAAADAMVKAAQVTLVHYDLAERANFMVAIRGSVQEVRTAVDAGVEAAQKCFGGVVEHYYIVPNPPENVVAVLPIEYTEDVEQFRFL